One genomic window of Solanum stenotomum isolate F172 chromosome 9, ASM1918654v1, whole genome shotgun sequence includes the following:
- the LOC125877056 gene encoding interactor of constitutive active ROPs 4, protein MPRSRGSEMPQRQSPRAPSQLRTSSSESDPLHHRPVTDRSPKLGDRRSPRGAQSDPLNQRKLGTRIADLESQLGQAQDELKSLKGQLVSAEAAKKAAQEQLEKKTKKPTVVESDQIQETNNDNDNRINPSHEIQDGDEMKETDVFEVPVEKLTVEPPPSVEISHPSTEDDLKSSSLSPDEPVKPSFEELNLKDEEISSLKSKLEEKEKELEVFSQENENLKKELNEKMQEISSTKAKEDETSLKLDQVTQELETSKNDGLNLKEKLEATEKAKVALETEMKKLRVQTEQWRKAADAAAAILAGGGVEMNGRRLPERCGSMDKHFGNVFEPAVGGYGGYMGSPGLVDDSDDVFGHGKRKGSGIKMFGDLWKKKGHK, encoded by the exons ATGCCAAGATCAAG GGGATCAGAAATGCCTCAAAGGCAATCTCCTCGAGCCCCTTCACAACTTAGAACATCAAGCTCTGAGTCTGATCCTCTACACCATAGGCCAGTGACTGACCGGAGTCCTAAATTAGGTGATCGTCGCTCTCCACGTGGTGCTCAATCTGATCCACTGAATCAGAGGAAACTTGGAACTAGAATTGCAGATTTGGAATCCCAACTTGGCCAAGCACAGGATGAGCTCAAGTCCCTTAAAGGGCAGTTAGTTTCAGCTGAGGCTGCAAAAAAAGCAGCTCAAGAACAGCTTGAGAAGAAAACCAAGAAGCCAACTGTTGTTGAGTCTGACCAAATCCAAGAAACCAATAATGACAATGACAACAGAATCAATCCAAGTCATGAAATTCAAGATGGCGATGAAATGAAAGAAACAGATGTGTTTGAAGTTCCAGTTGAGAAGTTAACTGTGGAGCCTCCTCCAAGTGTTGAAATTAGCCACCCCTCTACTGAAGatgacttgaaaagttcaagTCTTTCACCTGATGAACCGGTGAAACCATCGTTTGAAGAGCTGAATTTGAAGGATGAAGAGATTAGTTCACTGAAATCCAAGTTggaggagaaagaaaaagaacttgAGGTTTTCAGCCAAGAAAATGAAAACCTGAAAAAGGAGCTGAATGAAAAGATGCAAGAGATATCATCCACTAAGGCCAAGGAAGACGAAACGAGCCTCAAGCTAGACCAAGTAACACAAGAGCTGGAAACAAGCAAGAATGATGGACTTAATTTAAAGGAGAAACTTGAAGCCACTGAGAAGGCAAAAGTGGCATTAGAAACTGAGATGAAGAAACTAAGAGTCCAAACAGAACAATGGAGGAAAGCTGCAGATGCTGCAGCAGCAATATTAGCAGGAGGAGGTGTGGAGATGAACGGGAGAAGGCTGCCGGAGAGGTGTGGATCAATGGATAAGCACTTTGGTAATGTATTCGAACCAGCTGTTGGCGGATACGGCGGTTACATGGGTTCACCAGGGCTAGTTGATGATTCAGACGATGTTTTTGGACATGGCAAGAGAAAAGGTTCTGGTATTAAGATGTTTGGTGACCTCTGGAAGAAGAAGGGCCACAAATAA